Proteins from a genomic interval of Staphylococcus debuckii:
- the recO gene encoding DNA repair protein RecO, whose amino-acid sequence MLMKQKGIIIKTVDYGESDKIITILNENGAKVPLMAKRAKKSKTGLQANTQLFVYGLFIYAKLRGLGVLNSVDVINQNYQLRLDIYESSYAALCAEIIDKSMEDEEISQFNFQLLAFCLERINKKDSAQLMSIIVLLKKMNDFGFTIDFGKCAVSADNDQSKLNAFSFKFHGVISRDYINRDPKAIPISNKTLYLLDVLQKLSITKMNQLNIHQEILDEMSDLLIMLYREYAGIFFRSQKLINQLKRLETNQTKN is encoded by the coding sequence ATGTTGATGAAACAAAAAGGAATTATTATAAAAACTGTCGACTATGGAGAATCCGATAAGATAATCACAATTTTAAATGAAAATGGTGCTAAAGTTCCTTTAATGGCTAAGAGAGCCAAGAAGAGCAAAACCGGATTACAAGCAAATACACAGTTATTTGTGTATGGATTATTTATATACGCCAAACTGAGAGGGCTTGGTGTTCTTAATTCAGTCGATGTCATTAATCAAAATTACCAGCTCAGATTAGATATCTATGAGAGTAGCTATGCTGCCTTATGCGCTGAAATTATAGATAAATCTATGGAAGATGAAGAAATCTCTCAATTTAACTTCCAACTTCTAGCGTTTTGTTTAGAACGTATTAATAAAAAAGATAGCGCACAGTTGATGTCGATTATAGTGTTATTAAAGAAAATGAACGATTTCGGCTTTACAATTGATTTTGGCAAATGTGCAGTTTCTGCGGATAACGATCAGTCTAAACTCAATGCATTCAGTTTTAAATTCCATGGTGTCATTTCTAGAGATTATATAAATCGAGATCCTAAAGCTATTCCAATTTCAAATAAAACCTTATATTTATTGGATGTCTTACAGAAACTCTCCATCACTAAGATGAATCAACTCAATATTCATCAAGAAATTTTAGATGAAATGTCGGATTTATTAATAATGCTTTATCGAGAATATGCTGGCATCTTCTTCAGAAGTCAAAAACTTATTAATCAATTAAAACGTTTAGAAACCAATCAAACAAAAAATTAA
- the cdd gene encoding cytidine deaminase, with translation MAYTDEHFKKVREAQSHSYSPYSKFKVGAYLRAKDGSEFFGANVENAAYGEAICAERSSLVAAISQGYKPGDFESLTITVDADSPSSPCGSCRQVIKELCDDDMPIYLTNHKGEVIETNINELLPLGFSGKDLNL, from the coding sequence ATGGCATATACTGATGAACATTTCAAAAAAGTAAGAGAAGCACAAAGCCATTCTTATTCACCATACAGTAAATTTAAAGTCGGTGCCTATTTACGTGCTAAAGATGGTTCAGAATTTTTTGGAGCCAACGTAGAGAATGCAGCTTATGGTGAAGCAATATGCGCAGAACGTTCAAGTTTAGTTGCTGCAATCAGTCAGGGTTATAAACCAGGCGACTTTGAATCATTGACAATTACTGTGGATGCAGATTCGCCATCTTCTCCATGCGGATCATGCCGTCAAGTGATTAAAGAATTATGTGATGATGATATGCCTATCTATCTGACAAATCACAAAGGTGAAGTAATTGAAACAAATATAAATGAGTTATTACCATTAGGTTTTTCAGGAAAGGATTTGAATTTATGA
- a CDS encoding pyruvate, water dikinase regulatory protein, whose protein sequence is MQKIKIIIASDSVGETAEQVAKACVSQFSSKNFKSEIVRYPYIETKENVDEVIDVAKENELNIVVFTLVKPEIKQYMEERLAENKIKHVDIMGPLMSILTDKIDEQPYCEPGIVHKLDEAYFKKIEAIEFAVKYDDGKDPKGLPKADIVLLGISRTSKTPLSQFLAHKRYKVMNIPIVPEINPPEALFDIDPKKCVALKISEEKLNKIRKERLKQLGLGDSARYATGQRIQEELDYFNNIVKKIGCPVIDVSDKAIEETANDIMYIIEQNKMN, encoded by the coding sequence ATGCAAAAGATAAAAATAATTATTGCATCTGATTCAGTAGGGGAAACTGCAGAACAAGTTGCAAAAGCGTGTGTTTCTCAATTCAGCTCCAAAAACTTTAAAAGTGAAATCGTACGCTATCCATATATTGAAACAAAAGAAAACGTGGATGAAGTGATAGACGTTGCTAAAGAAAACGAATTGAATATTGTAGTGTTTACTTTAGTAAAACCAGAAATCAAACAATATATGGAAGAAAGATTAGCAGAAAATAAAATTAAACATGTCGATATCATGGGACCATTAATGAGTATTCTCACAGATAAAATCGATGAGCAGCCTTATTGCGAGCCTGGTATTGTGCATAAACTTGATGAAGCATATTTTAAAAAAATCGAGGCAATCGAATTTGCGGTAAAATATGATGATGGTAAAGATCCAAAGGGCTTACCAAAAGCTGATATTGTTCTTCTTGGTATTTCTCGCACATCAAAAACGCCTTTGTCGCAATTTTTAGCGCATAAACGATATAAGGTAATGAATATACCTATTGTTCCTGAAATAAATCCACCTGAAGCACTATTTGATATTGATCCAAAAAAATGTGTGGCTTTGAAAATAAGCGAAGAAAAGTTGAATAAAATCAGAAAAGAACGCTTGAAACAGTTAGGACTTGGAGATTCAGCAAGATATGCAACAGGTCAGCGTATTCAAGAAGAACTCGACTATTTTAATAATATCGTTAAGAAAATCGGTTGTCCGGTAATTGATGTCTCCGATAAAGCGATTGAAGAAACCGCAAATGATATTATGTATATTATTGAGCAAAATAAAATGAATTAA
- a CDS encoding helix-turn-helix transcriptional regulator, with product MELSNRQSEIVEIVKHNGPITGEKIAEQLSLTRATLRPDLAILTMSGFLEARPRVGYFYSGKSTNQLLTEKLREYIVKDYQSLPIILKSDITVYEAICTIFLEDVSTLFIVNPNNDFIGVCSRKDLLRASMIGKDIHTMPVSVIMTRMPNLTYVKENDLVVLAAQLMIEKEIDSIPIVRGKDNGKLEVIGRVSKTTITKLFVSIFDE from the coding sequence ATAGAACTGAGTAATAGGCAAAGTGAAATAGTTGAAATCGTAAAACATAATGGGCCAATCACTGGAGAGAAAATTGCTGAACAACTAAGTTTGACTAGAGCTACACTTAGACCTGATTTAGCCATACTTACTATGTCTGGTTTTTTAGAAGCCAGACCGCGCGTAGGTTATTTTTATTCCGGTAAGTCAACTAACCAATTGTTGACTGAGAAATTAAGAGAATATATAGTAAAGGATTATCAATCACTCCCCATAATACTAAAAAGTGATATAACAGTGTACGAAGCGATTTGTACTATCTTTCTTGAAGATGTCAGCACTTTATTTATTGTAAATCCAAACAATGATTTTATCGGGGTTTGTTCGAGAAAGGATTTATTGAGAGCATCGATGATTGGTAAAGATATACATACGATGCCAGTCAGTGTTATAATGACACGCATGCCAAATTTGACGTATGTTAAAGAAAACGATTTAGTCGTATTAGCAGCCCAATTAATGATAGAAAAAGAAATTGATTCTATACCTATCGTAAGAGGAAAAGATAATGGCAAGCTAGAAGTTATCGGCCGTGTATCTAAAACAACAATAACCAAGTTATTTGTATCTATTTTTGACGAGTAG
- a CDS encoding tRNA (adenine(22)-N(1))-methyltransferase gives MIALNQRLQAVSQYIKGQLLADIGSDHAYLPIYAIQNELCQAVIAGEVVRGPFEAARLNVEKYGLNQSIDVKLGNGLEVIEENNKIDSITICGMGGPLIASIIENGKSKLKNHPRLILQSNIQTYTLRKVLHQIDYHIIDEALIEEKGHIYEIVVAEFGNEDTDVYDLKFGPILLRQKSDSFFKKWNRELEALENIKSNLDSNKHSHRLSEINNEIKMIQEVLK, from the coding sequence ATGATTGCACTTAATCAAAGGTTACAAGCAGTCAGCCAATATATTAAAGGACAGTTACTTGCCGATATTGGATCCGACCACGCTTACTTGCCGATTTATGCTATTCAAAACGAACTTTGCCAAGCTGTTATTGCAGGAGAAGTTGTTAGAGGACCATTTGAAGCAGCTCGATTAAATGTCGAAAAATACGGGCTAAATCAAAGTATTGATGTTAAACTTGGCAATGGGCTAGAAGTTATTGAAGAAAATAATAAAATAGATTCTATCACTATTTGCGGTATGGGCGGACCTCTTATCGCTTCGATTATTGAGAATGGTAAATCAAAATTAAAAAACCATCCGCGTCTCATTTTACAAAGTAATATTCAGACCTATACCCTGCGAAAAGTACTACATCAAATTGACTATCATATTATTGATGAAGCGCTAATTGAAGAGAAAGGACATATCTATGAAATAGTCGTCGCTGAATTTGGTAACGAAGATACGGATGTATACGATTTGAAATTCGGTCCTATCCTATTAAGACAAAAGAGTGATTCATTCTTTAAAAAATGGAATAGAGAATTAGAAGCTTTGGAAAATATAAAAAGTAATCTAGACAGCAATAAACACAGCCACAGATTATCAGAGATTAATAACGAAATTAAAATGATTCAAGAGGTGTTAAAATGA
- a CDS encoding glycine--tRNA ligase, which translates to MAKDMDSVVQLAKHRGFVFPGSEIYGGLSNTWDYGPLGVELKNNIKQAWWKKFISQSPYNVGLDAAILMNPKTWEASGHLGNFNDPMIDNKDSKIRYRADKLIEDYMQNEKGDENFIADGLSFDEMKRIIEEEGIKDPVSGTANWTDIRQFNLMFKTFQGVTEDSTNEIFLRPETAQGIFVNYKNVQRSMRKKLPFGIGQIGKSFRNEITPGNFIFRTREFEQMELEFFCKPGEEIEWQNYWKTFAEKWLLDLGVQNENIRLRDHDEDELSHYSNATTDIEYKFPFGWGELWGIASRTDYDLKKHSEFSGDDFKYHDPETNEKYIPYCIEPSLGADRVTLAFLCDAYDREGVEGSKDERTVLHFHPALAPYKAAILPLSKKLSEEAIKVYEQLSENFTVDFDESQSIGKRYRRQDEIGTPYCITFDFDSLEDQQVTVRDRDSMEQVRMPISELNDFIAEQVRF; encoded by the coding sequence ATGGCAAAAGATATGGACTCAGTTGTACAACTGGCGAAACACAGAGGTTTTGTGTTTCCGGGAAGTGAAATCTATGGTGGATTATCAAATACTTGGGATTATGGCCCACTAGGTGTTGAATTAAAAAATAATATTAAACAAGCATGGTGGAAAAAATTTATTTCTCAATCCCCATATAACGTTGGATTAGATGCAGCAATCTTAATGAATCCAAAGACTTGGGAAGCTTCAGGACACCTTGGCAACTTTAATGACCCGATGATTGACAATAAAGATAGTAAAATCCGTTATCGTGCGGATAAATTGATTGAAGATTATATGCAAAATGAAAAAGGTGACGAAAACTTTATTGCTGACGGTTTAAGCTTTGATGAGATGAAACGTATCATTGAAGAAGAAGGTATTAAAGATCCAGTCAGCGGTACGGCAAATTGGACAGACATCAGACAATTTAATTTAATGTTCAAAACCTTCCAAGGGGTTACTGAAGATTCTACAAACGAAATTTTCTTACGTCCTGAAACGGCACAAGGTATTTTTGTAAACTACAAAAATGTGCAACGTTCTATGCGTAAAAAATTACCATTTGGTATTGGACAAATTGGTAAATCATTCCGTAATGAAATCACACCAGGTAACTTTATTTTCAGAACTCGCGAATTCGAACAAATGGAGCTTGAATTCTTCTGTAAGCCTGGCGAAGAAATTGAATGGCAAAACTACTGGAAAACTTTTGCTGAAAAATGGTTGTTGGACTTAGGTGTTCAAAACGAAAATATCCGTCTTCGTGACCATGATGAAGATGAGCTATCTCACTATTCTAATGCAACAACTGATATTGAATACAAATTCCCATTCGGTTGGGGCGAATTATGGGGCATTGCCAGCCGTACAGACTATGATTTGAAAAAACATAGTGAATTCTCAGGTGATGACTTTAAATATCATGACCCTGAAACAAATGAAAAATATATTCCTTATTGTATCGAGCCTTCACTAGGTGCTGACCGTGTAACATTAGCTTTCCTTTGTGATGCTTATGATCGTGAAGGAGTAGAAGGAAGCAAAGACGAAAGAACTGTTTTACACTTCCACCCTGCACTCGCACCTTATAAGGCAGCAATTTTACCTTTAAGTAAAAAATTGTCTGAAGAAGCTATCAAAGTTTATGAACAGTTAAGCGAAAACTTTACTGTAGACTTTGACGAATCTCAATCCATCGGTAAACGTTATCGTCGTCAAGATGAAATTGGTACTCCTTATTGTATTACATTTGATTTTGATTCACTTGAAGACCAACAAGTTACTGTTCGTGATCGTGACTCAATGGAACAAGTGCGTATGCCGATTTCAGAACTAAACGATTTTATTGCTGAACAAGTAAGATTCTAA
- the ybeY gene encoding rRNA maturation RNase YbeY codes for MFTIDFTDHTDEVKDEWYKQIDKLLTFAKSEEQIEEDAELSVTFVDKDEIQQINRDYRDKDKVTDVISFALEEDEPEIEGLDMPRVLGDIVICADVAKEQAEQYGHSFERELGFLALHGFLHLLGYDHMNEEDEKEMFGRQKTILDNYGLTRE; via the coding sequence ATGTTTACAATTGATTTTACAGATCATACCGATGAAGTGAAAGATGAGTGGTATAAGCAAATTGATAAATTGCTTACATTTGCAAAATCCGAAGAACAAATAGAAGAAGATGCAGAGCTATCTGTTACATTTGTCGACAAAGACGAAATTCAACAAATCAACAGAGATTACAGAGATAAAGATAAAGTTACAGATGTTATCTCATTTGCCTTAGAAGAGGATGAGCCTGAAATCGAAGGTTTGGATATGCCTAGAGTATTAGGAGATATCGTAATTTGTGCTGATGTTGCTAAGGAACAAGCAGAACAATACGGTCATTCTTTTGAAAGAGAATTAGGTTTTTTAGCGCTTCACGGTTTTTTACATTTATTAGGTTATGACCATATGAATGAAGAAGATGAAAAAGAAATGTTCGGGCGTCAAAAAACTATTCTAGACAATTATGGTTTAACGAGAGAATAG
- the dnaG gene encoding DNA primase has product MRIEQSVINEIKDKTDILDLVSEYVKLEKRGRNYIGLCPFHDEKTPSFTVSEDKQICHCFGCKKGGNVFQFTQEIKGVSFVEAVKELGERVNIKIDVNDSDAQNQIASDDLMMIKMHELMQEYYHYVLMKTVEGEEALDYLKSRGFTEELLNERKIGYAPDNSHFCHDFLQKKGYDIELAYEAGLLSRNEENFSYYDRFRDRIMFPLKNAQGRTVGYSGRTYKNQEPKYLNSPETPIFQKRKLLYNVDRARRTIRQKNELILLEGFMDVIKADQAGIKQVVASMGTQISQEHISFIKKLTSNVTLLFDGDFAGQEATLKTGQNLLQQGLNVFVVQMPSKMDPDEYIAKYGDEAFRTYLDHERKAFVLYKVNLHKDEIEHNDMAYEKYLKEITDDISLMQSSILQKKVLQDVSELFKVSFDSLNNEVALHSPQYNEAKMPIPTFEKQQFSKKEDAERKLLKHFMFSKDVFLDYNKEIESDDFTNSHFKSIFNILHDYYSENEHYDLSTALLYSNQEADRETLISLENLLLNRNPYEYELQDYINIITDNRNGETSDTLNEKLREAARIGDMELQKYYLEKIVNMNKNRMK; this is encoded by the coding sequence TTGCGAATTGAACAATCAGTAATAAATGAAATTAAAGATAAAACGGATATATTAGATCTTGTAAGTGAATATGTGAAATTAGAAAAAAGGGGACGCAATTATATAGGCTTGTGTCCTTTTCATGATGAAAAAACTCCTTCATTCACTGTTTCTGAAGATAAGCAAATCTGCCATTGTTTCGGTTGTAAAAAAGGAGGCAATGTTTTCCAATTTACGCAAGAAATTAAAGGCGTTTCATTCGTGGAAGCTGTTAAAGAGCTTGGAGAAAGGGTAAATATAAAAATAGACGTCAATGATTCCGATGCTCAAAACCAAATTGCTTCTGATGACTTGATGATGATTAAAATGCATGAGTTAATGCAAGAATATTATCATTATGTTCTTATGAAAACCGTTGAAGGAGAAGAAGCACTAGATTATTTAAAGTCTAGAGGATTTACAGAAGAATTACTAAACGAAAGAAAAATTGGTTACGCACCTGATAATTCTCATTTCTGCCATGACTTCTTGCAGAAAAAAGGTTACGATATTGAACTCGCATATGAAGCAGGATTGCTTTCCAGAAACGAAGAAAACTTCAGTTATTATGATCGATTTAGAGATCGTATCATGTTCCCTCTGAAAAATGCTCAAGGGCGTACAGTAGGCTATTCTGGACGAACATACAAAAATCAAGAGCCGAAATATTTAAATAGCCCAGAAACTCCAATTTTCCAAAAAAGAAAATTACTGTATAACGTTGATAGAGCGAGAAGAACAATTCGTCAAAAAAACGAACTCATTTTACTTGAAGGGTTCATGGATGTTATTAAAGCTGATCAAGCAGGTATAAAGCAAGTAGTAGCGAGCATGGGCACACAAATTTCGCAAGAACATATTTCTTTTATAAAGAAATTAACTTCAAACGTAACTTTATTGTTTGACGGTGACTTTGCAGGGCAAGAAGCTACTTTGAAAACTGGGCAAAATTTATTACAGCAAGGCTTGAATGTATTTGTTGTACAGATGCCGTCCAAAATGGACCCAGATGAGTACATTGCTAAATATGGTGATGAAGCGTTTAGAACTTATTTGGATCATGAAAGAAAAGCTTTCGTTTTATATAAAGTGAATTTGCATAAAGATGAAATTGAACATAATGATATGGCATATGAAAAGTATCTAAAAGAGATTACAGATGATATTTCACTGATGCAATCAAGCATTTTACAAAAAAAAGTATTGCAAGACGTTTCTGAATTGTTTAAAGTAAGTTTTGATAGTCTAAATAATGAAGTGGCTCTACATTCTCCACAGTATAATGAAGCGAAAATGCCAATTCCAACTTTCGAAAAACAACAGTTTAGTAAAAAGGAAGATGCTGAGCGTAAATTACTAAAACATTTCATGTTTAGCAAAGATGTTTTTTTGGATTATAATAAAGAAATTGAATCAGATGACTTTACAAATAGTCATTTTAAGAGTATATTTAATATTTTGCACGACTATTATTCTGAAAATGAACATTATGATTTAAGTACCGCTTTATTATATAGTAATCAAGAAGCTGATAGAGAAACATTGATTTCACTTGAAAATCTTTTGTTAAATAGGAATCCCTATGAATATGAGTTGCAAGATTACATTAATATTATCACTGATAATCGTAATGGTGAAACTTCAGATACCCTGAATGAAAAATTAAGAGAAGCAGCTCGCATTGGTGATATGGAGCTACAAAAATACTATTTAGAGAAAATAGTTAATATGAATAAGAATAGAATGAAATAA
- the rpoD gene encoding RNA polymerase sigma factor RpoD, producing MSENQVKVVKKQTIDPTLTLEDVKKQLLEKGKKEGHLSHEEIAEKLQNFEMDSDQMDEFFDQLNDNDINLVNEKDSSDTDEKLNPHDLSAPPGVKINDPVRMYLKEIGRVNLLNAQEEIELAKRIEQGDEVAKARLAEANLRLVVSIAKRYVGRGMLFLDLIQEGNMGLIKAVEKFDFSKGFKFSTYATWWIRQAITRAIADQARTIRIPVHMVETINKLIRVQRQLLQDLGRDPAPEEIGEEMDLPPEKVREILKIAQEPVSLETPIGEEDDSHLGDFIEDQEVQSPSDHAAYELLKEQLEDVLDTLTDREENVLRLRFGLDDGRTRTLEEVGKVFGVTRERIRQIEAKALRKLRHPSRSKRLKDFMD from the coding sequence ATGTCTGAAAACCAAGTGAAAGTAGTAAAAAAACAAACCATCGATCCGACATTGACTTTGGAAGATGTAAAAAAACAATTATTAGAAAAAGGTAAAAAAGAAGGTCATCTTAGTCACGAAGAAATAGCTGAAAAATTACAGAATTTCGAAATGGATTCTGACCAAATGGATGAATTCTTTGACCAATTAAATGATAATGATATCAATCTTGTCAATGAAAAAGACAGCTCAGATACAGACGAAAAATTAAATCCTCACGATTTGAGTGCACCTCCAGGAGTAAAAATTAATGACCCTGTACGTATGTATTTGAAAGAAATCGGACGCGTTAATTTATTAAACGCTCAAGAAGAAATTGAATTAGCAAAACGTATTGAACAAGGAGATGAAGTAGCTAAAGCAAGATTAGCTGAAGCCAACTTACGTTTAGTAGTCAGTATCGCTAAAAGATATGTCGGCCGTGGAATGCTATTCTTAGATTTAATCCAAGAAGGTAACATGGGCTTGATTAAAGCTGTTGAAAAGTTCGATTTCAGTAAAGGATTTAAATTTTCAACATATGCTACATGGTGGATTCGTCAAGCGATTACACGTGCTATTGCTGACCAAGCACGTACGATTCGTATTCCAGTACACATGGTGGAAACAATTAATAAATTAATTCGTGTTCAAAGACAACTTCTTCAAGATTTAGGCAGAGATCCTGCTCCAGAAGAAATTGGGGAAGAAATGGACTTACCACCAGAAAAAGTACGTGAAATTTTAAAAATCGCTCAAGAACCCGTTTCTTTAGAAACTCCTATCGGCGAAGAAGACGACAGTCATTTAGGTGACTTTATCGAGGACCAAGAAGTTCAGAGCCCATCTGATCATGCCGCTTATGAACTATTAAAAGAACAATTAGAAGATGTTCTGGATACACTCACTGATAGAGAAGAAAATGTTCTAAGATTGCGTTTTGGTTTAGACGACGGAAGAACACGCACACTTGAAGAAGTCGGTAAAGTATTCGGCGTTACAAGAGAACGTATTCGTCAAATCGAAGCCAAAGCATTAAGAAAACTTAGACATCCTAGTCGCAGTAAACGACTCAAAGATTTCATGGACTAA
- a CDS encoding Nif3-like dinuclear metal center hexameric protein: protein MKTSELLNIINQHVPFSSAEEWDNVGLLIGDKEKEVTGILTTLDCTAEIVDEAINNNVNTIIAHHPLIFKGISNVNESGYGTIIRRIIQHDVQLIALHTNLDVYQHGVNAMLAQTLDIYNTTILEPQFTNYYKVQVFIPKENAVDFKEKMSQAGFASEGNYEHCFFSTVGEGQFKPIGEANPHIGNLNEIESVSELKLEFMIQNHQRHQAEYYINELHPYETPVYDFIPLTKQIDRGLGVIGSLKNQVTLKEFALNAKEALNLPSVRFTGNPNSLINKVAIIGGSGIGFEKYAIHKGADVFVTGDIKHHDALDAKTENINLVDINHYSEYVMKEGLKHLLQEWLNQPAFKIIASDLNTDPFNYV from the coding sequence ATGAAAACTTCAGAATTACTAAATATTATTAATCAGCACGTCCCTTTTTCATCAGCTGAAGAATGGGATAATGTAGGTTTGCTTATTGGAGATAAAGAAAAAGAAGTTACGGGAATTTTAACAACATTAGATTGTACAGCAGAAATCGTGGACGAAGCAATCAACAATAATGTCAATACAATAATTGCTCACCATCCTCTGATTTTTAAAGGTATCAGCAATGTTAACGAAAGTGGTTATGGAACTATCATAAGACGTATTATTCAACACGATGTCCAGTTAATTGCACTTCATACAAATTTAGATGTATATCAACATGGTGTCAATGCAATGTTGGCTCAAACACTTGATATTTATAATACGACTATTCTTGAACCTCAGTTTACAAATTATTATAAGGTACAAGTCTTTATTCCAAAAGAAAATGCTGTCGACTTTAAAGAAAAAATGAGTCAAGCCGGCTTTGCTTCAGAAGGCAATTATGAACATTGTTTCTTTTCAACTGTAGGCGAAGGACAATTCAAACCAATAGGCGAAGCAAATCCTCATATTGGAAATCTCAATGAGATAGAATCAGTGTCAGAATTAAAATTAGAATTTATGATCCAAAATCATCAACGTCATCAAGCTGAGTATTATATTAATGAATTGCATCCCTACGAGACCCCAGTCTACGATTTTATTCCTTTAACTAAACAGATAGATAGAGGGTTAGGAGTAATAGGTTCTTTAAAAAATCAAGTAACTTTAAAAGAGTTTGCGCTCAATGCTAAAGAAGCTTTAAATTTGCCAAGTGTTAGATTTACAGGCAATCCCAATTCATTAATTAACAAAGTCGCTATTATCGGCGGTTCTGGTATTGGTTTTGAAAAGTACGCTATACACAAAGGTGCAGATGTTTTTGTGACAGGAGATATTAAGCATCATGACGCATTAGATGCAAAAACAGAAAATATCAATTTAGTTGATATTAACCACTACAGTGAATATGTTATGAAAGAAGGACTCAAACACTTATTGCAAGAATGGTTGAATCAACCAGCATTCAAGATAATTGCATCAGATTTAAACACAGATCCATTTAACTACGTATAA
- a CDS encoding diacylglycerol kinase family protein gives MNRFKYPIQGLFTIIKKDQNFLLHLLAAAVVITAGFIFHITKFEWIILIIVISLVLSFEAINTAVEYVVDLVTDEYKLYAKYAKDIAALSVLITSIAALIIGIIIFIPYIFK, from the coding sequence ATGAATCGTTTTAAATATCCAATACAAGGTCTTTTTACAATCATAAAAAAAGACCAAAATTTTCTGTTGCATTTATTAGCGGCAGCAGTGGTAATTACAGCAGGATTCATCTTCCACATTACTAAATTTGAATGGATTATATTAATTATTGTCATAAGCTTAGTGCTCTCTTTCGAAGCAATCAATACAGCTGTCGAATATGTTGTTGATTTAGTAACAGATGAATATAAACTATATGCTAAGTATGCAAAAGATATAGCAGCTTTAAGTGTTTTAATTACCTCAATTGCTGCACTCATTATAGGTATTATTATTTTTATTCCTTACATTTTTAAATAG
- the era gene encoding GTPase Era, producing the protein MTEHKSGFVAIIGRPNVGKSTFMNRVLGHKIAIMSDKAQTTRNKIHGVMTEDDAQIIFVDTPGIHKPKHKLGDYMMKVAKNTLSEVDAVIFMVNANEEIGRGDEYIMEMLKNIKTPVFLVINKIDLVHPDQIMPIIESYEKHMQFTEAVPMSALEGLNVDHFINVLKSYMPEGPQYYPDGQISDHPEQFVVSELIREKVLHLTSEEIPHSIGVNVERMVKQSEDKVRIEATIYVERDSQKGIVIGKGGKKLKEIGKRARLDIENLLGSKVYLDLWVKVQKDWRNKVNFIRQMGYIEDKD; encoded by the coding sequence ATGACAGAACACAAATCTGGGTTTGTCGCAATTATAGGCAGACCTAATGTAGGGAAGTCTACATTTATGAACAGAGTTTTGGGACATAAAATTGCTATTATGTCTGATAAAGCTCAAACAACAAGAAATAAGATACACGGTGTTATGACTGAAGATGACGCACAAATCATTTTTGTGGATACACCGGGAATTCATAAACCTAAACATAAATTAGGGGATTACATGATGAAAGTGGCAAAAAATACACTTTCTGAAGTAGATGCTGTAATCTTCATGGTTAATGCAAATGAGGAAATCGGCCGTGGCGATGAATACATTATGGAAATGTTAAAAAATATCAAAACACCTGTTTTCTTAGTTATTAATAAAATAGATTTAGTGCATCCTGATCAAATAATGCCAATCATTGAAAGTTATGAAAAGCATATGCAATTCACTGAAGCAGTTCCAATGTCAGCACTGGAAGGTTTAAATGTAGACCACTTTATCAATGTCTTAAAATCTTATATGCCTGAAGGCCCGCAATATTATCCAGATGGACAAATATCCGATCACCCAGAACAATTTGTAGTGAGTGAACTTATCAGAGAGAAAGTGTTACACTTAACAAGTGAAGAAATTCCTCACTCAATCGGAGTTAACGTCGAACGTATGGTCAAACAATCTGAGGATAAGGTTAGAATTGAAGCTACCATTTATGTGGAGAGAGATTCACAAAAAGGTATTGTTATCGGTAAAGGCGGAAAAAAATTAAAAGAAATCGGCAAACGTGCTAGATTAGATATTGAGAACTTACTCGGCTCAAAAGTTTATTTAGACTTATGGGTTAAAGTACAAAAAGATTGGCGTAATAAAGTTAACTTTATCCGTCAAATGGGTTATATTGAGGACAAAGATTAA